Proteins from a single region of Alphaproteobacteria bacterium LSUCC0719:
- a CDS encoding methyltransferase domain-containing protein: MEKTVSGQLLKSFLSYFWLRPENALTQTNRALSLQKYLVQETDCAIDISCGDGVFSYICHGGILSPTDDMFQSIKIDKPRTADFDHFDHFEEDSHTINPLSKPHNFFHTGIDWKSTMLKKAGVLGAYTDLVLHDNNNKLKFQDDTFTYVYSNSIYWVDKIKEHATDIVRVCNSDGLILLHVKTRAMLLHTAAVYAPELGKNFADVIDAGRLNSYKGLLDLDQYIDMFRSVPGVYVEDVIPVYNGATARIWDIGLRPLFKPLFSMTRKIPKDELSEIKEEWVDTLHNLLQDTLHTPAKNIKDAMEFLIVIRKL; encoded by the coding sequence ATGGAAAAAACCGTTTCTGGGCAATTGCTAAAGTCCTTCCTCTCTTACTTCTGGCTGCGGCCCGAGAATGCTCTTACCCAAACCAACAGAGCTTTATCGCTCCAGAAGTATCTAGTTCAAGAAACAGATTGCGCGATTGATATTTCATGTGGTGATGGCGTCTTTTCATATATTTGTCATGGGGGGATATTGAGCCCTACCGATGATATGTTTCAATCTATCAAAATTGATAAACCTCGGACCGCTGATTTTGATCACTTCGATCACTTTGAAGAGGACTCTCATACTATCAATCCGCTGTCGAAGCCTCATAATTTCTTCCATACTGGGATTGATTGGAAGTCCACTATGCTGAAAAAAGCAGGTGTTCTAGGCGCTTATACGGACCTTGTTTTGCATGACAACAATAACAAGCTCAAATTCCAAGATGACACGTTCACCTATGTTTATTCAAATAGTATATATTGGGTTGATAAGATTAAAGAACATGCAACTGACATCGTTAGAGTTTGCAACTCAGATGGCTTAATTCTACTGCATGTAAAAACTAGGGCGATGCTTTTGCATACAGCCGCAGTATACGCACCTGAATTAGGAAAAAATTTTGCGGATGTCATCGATGCAGGCCGGCTTAATAGCTACAAGGGATTACTAGACCTGGATCAGTATATTGATATGTTTCGTAGCGTGCCAGGTGTCTACGTGGAGGATGTAATTCCTGTTTATAACGGAGCGACCGCCAGAATTTGGGACATTGGACTTCGGCCTTTATTTAAACCTTTGTTTTCCATGACCAGAAAAATTCCGAAAGACGAATTGTCAGAAATCAAAGAAGAATGGGTAGACACCTTACACAATCTTTTACAGGATACTCTCCATACGCCTGCGAAAAACATCAAGGATGCGATGGAGTTTTTAATTGTCATTAGGAAACTTTGA
- a CDS encoding carbamoyltransferase yields the protein MKIVGLNHGEFNSSAALIVDGEVVAAAAEERFVREKKTKKFPKNSLEFCLSAQEIKLSNVDAFSQAWNPGAKWVSFNPLISSTQVKREDYFYTIPDHLFNLFGSTRIPNYVIQNFECGLPPVYYIKHHLCHAANAYFLSPFDEAAVLTADWQGELESVTKGFCSGNNIDIFDTQWMPHSIGMFYATFTQILGYRPDNDEWKVMAMSAEAVDMGDFEDKILNTVSLLDNGRFELNQTYYTGALVDQPYLYSRELLLLLDTTPDDLQISNSDYYWQCKVAKVMQKVAERIIWHVLADLYEKTKAKNLVLGGGFFMNSVINGKITENTKFQNVYISHSPDDLGNSIGAALYVHHCILGKPKLKQRSASNLGPKFTSSQIHQVIKRRKVSSEKLSNPEQRIAEILAKGEVVAVLQGRMEFGDRALGFRSILGDPRTHEIKDKINRMIKYRESYRPFAPATLFDCSHQIFEVNKDYLCNYMEKVVRVRREFWDQIPAVTHFDGSGRLQTVQKSENPYFYRIIKEFEKLTDIPVVLNTSFNVNGEPIVLSPDDALNTFFNSGLEYLVMEDWLIRKK from the coding sequence ATGAAAATAGTCGGATTGAATCACGGTGAATTTAACTCTTCAGCTGCGTTGATTGTCGACGGAGAGGTTGTAGCTGCAGCCGCAGAAGAGAGGTTTGTGCGGGAGAAAAAAACAAAAAAATTTCCTAAAAATTCTTTAGAGTTTTGTTTATCAGCGCAAGAAATTAAATTATCCAACGTTGATGCGTTTTCTCAGGCTTGGAACCCTGGAGCAAAATGGGTTTCCTTCAATCCGTTGATATCTTCGACTCAAGTTAAGAGAGAAGATTATTTTTATACTATTCCAGACCATTTGTTTAATTTGTTTGGCAGCACAAGAATCCCTAACTACGTTATTCAGAATTTTGAGTGCGGTTTGCCGCCAGTTTATTATATCAAACACCATCTATGCCATGCAGCAAACGCGTATTTTTTATCTCCTTTCGATGAAGCGGCAGTGTTGACTGCAGATTGGCAAGGTGAGCTGGAATCGGTAACCAAAGGCTTTTGTAGCGGCAATAATATTGACATCTTTGATACACAGTGGATGCCCCATTCAATAGGCATGTTCTACGCAACCTTTACTCAAATTCTTGGCTATCGGCCCGACAATGACGAATGGAAAGTCATGGCGATGTCTGCCGAAGCCGTTGATATGGGTGACTTTGAAGATAAAATTCTTAATACAGTTTCGCTTCTTGATAACGGTCGTTTTGAGCTCAATCAAACTTACTATACGGGCGCCTTAGTAGATCAACCATATTTATATTCACGAGAACTGCTGCTGTTGCTCGATACAACTCCTGACGATCTTCAAATCTCAAATAGTGACTATTATTGGCAATGTAAGGTTGCAAAAGTAATGCAAAAGGTTGCGGAGAGGATTATTTGGCATGTTTTGGCTGATTTGTATGAAAAAACTAAAGCAAAAAACTTAGTTTTGGGAGGTGGCTTTTTTATGAATAGCGTAATTAACGGTAAAATTACAGAGAACACAAAGTTCCAAAATGTATATATCTCACATTCGCCAGATGATTTAGGGAACAGTATTGGTGCTGCTTTGTATGTCCACCACTGTATTTTAGGGAAGCCCAAATTGAAGCAACGATCAGCGAGTAATCTCGGTCCAAAGTTTACATCTAGTCAAATCCATCAAGTCATAAAGCGCCGTAAAGTTTCCAGCGAAAAGCTAAGTAATCCTGAGCAAAGAATTGCAGAGATTTTAGCGAAAGGCGAAGTTGTAGCTGTTTTACAGGGGAGGATGGAGTTTGGGGATAGAGCTTTAGGGTTTAGGTCTATATTAGGTGATCCACGAACCCATGAAATTAAAGATAAGATTAACAGAATGATAAAATATAGGGAGAGCTATCGCCCCTTTGCACCAGCAACTTTATTTGATTGCTCGCATCAAATCTTTGAGGTGAATAAAGATTATCTTTGCAATTATATGGAAAAAGTCGTTAGGGTACGACGGGAATTTTGGGACCAAATACCTGCTGTGACGCACTTCGATGGCTCTGGAAGATTGCAAACGGTTCAAAAATCTGAAAATCCATACTTCTACAGAATAATAAAAGAATTTGAAAAACTGACTGATATACCAGTCGTTTTGAATACGTCATTCAATGTAAATGGCGAACCGATCGTATTATCCCCTGATGATGCCCTCAATACATTTTTCAACTCAGGCCTTGAGTATTTAGTGATGGAGGATTGGTTGATAAGGAAAAAGTGA
- a CDS encoding polysaccharide deacetylase family protein — MFHHFHDRKHLETQGSLSQADFLKMIEWLAKEYNLIGASKYLEKYENDCLADQDICLSFDDALLSQYDIAVPVLQNFGLDAFFFVYSSPFTGSPCYLETFRYFRTNCFVDLDEFYSQFFTLVQNSFDIDLGQVQLALLSSNYLAEFPFYTENDKCFRFIRDQMLGREKYECVMLQLMSIKGFSSSQIINDLWMSEDHLRDIANYGHLVGLHSYSHPTQMSKLTYKEQLFQYQANFDHLTTVVGDVVCMSHPCGDYNADTVKILDDLGIKIGFRSSLSKTHTNSRFEIPRQDHVNIHKAVFQ; from the coding sequence ATGTTTCATCATTTTCACGACAGAAAGCATCTGGAGACACAGGGAAGTCTTAGTCAGGCTGATTTTTTAAAAATGATAGAGTGGCTTGCCAAGGAATATAATTTAATCGGCGCAAGTAAGTACTTGGAAAAATATGAAAACGATTGTCTGGCGGATCAAGATATATGCTTATCGTTTGATGATGCTCTCCTCTCTCAATATGACATAGCAGTCCCTGTTTTACAGAACTTTGGGTTGGATGCGTTTTTTTTCGTGTATTCGTCTCCTTTTACGGGAAGCCCGTGTTACTTGGAGACATTTCGTTATTTCCGAACGAATTGTTTTGTTGATCTTGATGAATTCTACAGTCAATTTTTTACACTGGTCCAAAATAGTTTTGATATAGATTTAGGCCAAGTGCAGCTGGCATTACTCAGTTCTAACTATCTTGCCGAATTCCCTTTTTATACGGAGAATGATAAGTGTTTTCGCTTCATAAGGGACCAAATGCTAGGCAGGGAAAAATATGAGTGTGTAATGCTCCAGTTAATGTCGATTAAAGGGTTTTCTTCGAGCCAAATAATAAACGATCTTTGGATGTCAGAGGACCACCTCAGAGACATCGCTAATTATGGACACCTTGTTGGTTTACATTCATATAGCCACCCAACGCAGATGAGCAAATTAACCTATAAAGAGCAGCTATTTCAATACCAGGCGAACTTTGATCATTTGACTACGGTTGTTGGTGATGTTGTTTGCATGTCTCACCCATGTGGTGATTACAATGCCGATACCGTAAAAATACTGGATGATTTAGGGATAAAAATAGGGTTTCGCTCGAGCCTCAGTAAAACGCATACTAATAGCAGGTTTGAAATTCCAAGACAGGATCATGTAAATATACACAAGGCTGTGTTTCAATGA
- a CDS encoding formyltransferase family protein gives MKITIFSGNQPRHISLAKELGKFAEHVYFISEVKTVFPGKIDDFFKKSDVMQSYFASVLKSERRLFGDIGFLETHISTLSIKIGDLNLIKREQLKDALNSDLYVVFGSSYIKGWLLDFLVQNNAINIHMGLSPYYRGSSCNFWALYDDNPSYVGATIHRLSKGLDSGEMLFHCLPKLEEGDTPFDFTMRSVVAAHKGLCQSIQEGNILTMKCVKQDKAQELRYTRNSDFTNEIVSEFLGRSYSVNSGALAQYPQLVNPIFV, from the coding sequence ATGAAGATCACTATTTTTTCAGGCAATCAGCCGAGACATATTAGCCTTGCCAAAGAGCTTGGAAAGTTTGCCGAACATGTTTATTTTATTTCAGAGGTAAAAACTGTTTTTCCTGGAAAAATAGATGATTTTTTTAAAAAATCTGATGTCATGCAAAGCTATTTTGCGAGTGTTTTGAAATCAGAAAGAAGATTATTTGGTGACATAGGATTTTTAGAAACTCACATCAGTACGCTTTCCATTAAAATAGGAGACTTAAACCTAATAAAAAGAGAGCAACTCAAAGACGCACTCAACTCAGATCTATATGTGGTTTTTGGATCAAGCTACATTAAAGGATGGTTGCTCGATTTTCTGGTACAAAATAACGCGATCAATATACATATGGGATTGTCTCCATACTATAGAGGTTCGTCGTGCAACTTTTGGGCGCTTTACGACGACAATCCTAGTTATGTTGGAGCAACCATCCATCGACTAAGTAAGGGGCTAGATAGTGGTGAAATGTTGTTTCATTGTCTTCCCAAGTTAGAAGAAGGTGATACTCCTTTCGACTTTACAATGCGTTCTGTTGTTGCCGCTCATAAAGGCTTATGCCAATCAATCCAAGAAGGAAACATATTGACGATGAAATGCGTGAAGCAAGACAAAGCACAAGAGCTTCGGTATACAAGGAATTCAGACTTCACTAATGAAATCGTAAGTGAATTTCTTGGTAGAAGCTACTCAGTTAATAGTGGAGCACTGGCGCAATATCCCCAATTAGTGAACCCTATTTTTGTTTAG
- a CDS encoding N-acetylneuraminate synthase family protein, with protein sequence MGRLEFKLSSLKQPKVYIIAEAGVNHNGQIDLAYKLVEGAAKAKVDAIKFQTFIPNEMTSPIAQTALYQKQNFGKNQSQLEMLEKLTLSFDDFKNLKAYSESLGLDFLSTPFDRTSLVFLSEQLGCEVIKLGSGDLTNLPLIYDLGFKRQKAIISTGMANEQEIDECLNAYLAGFNKEEFPNFDNHIFDMLSGQLILLHCVSQYPAPIDQLNLNYIPLLAEKYPFPVGFSDHTMGFEASIASIALGCRVIEKHITLDNNLNGPDHLASLEIAALIQFVECLRNTELTLGLPEKRCMPCEIETKRVARKSIFAKKNIVSGEVFTKENIVILRPGIGIKPNRFWSLLDTPASQDYKKGDLIED encoded by the coding sequence ATGGGCCGTCTTGAATTTAAGCTATCATCACTAAAACAACCTAAGGTTTACATAATAGCTGAAGCTGGAGTTAACCATAACGGTCAAATTGACTTGGCATACAAGTTAGTCGAAGGAGCTGCAAAGGCGAAGGTGGACGCCATTAAATTTCAAACATTTATACCAAACGAAATGACAAGCCCAATTGCACAAACGGCACTGTATCAGAAACAAAACTTTGGAAAAAACCAAAGCCAATTGGAAATGCTTGAAAAATTAACATTGTCTTTTGATGATTTCAAAAACCTTAAAGCCTATTCAGAAAGTTTGGGATTAGATTTTTTATCAACACCCTTCGATCGGACAAGCCTTGTATTTCTTTCAGAACAGTTAGGCTGTGAGGTTATAAAACTTGGCTCGGGAGATTTGACCAACCTGCCCTTAATATATGATCTTGGCTTTAAAAGGCAGAAAGCAATTATTTCTACCGGTATGGCAAATGAACAGGAGATCGATGAGTGCCTTAATGCTTATCTGGCTGGCTTTAACAAAGAAGAATTTCCCAATTTTGACAATCACATTTTTGACATGCTTTCTGGACAATTAATTTTGCTACATTGCGTATCTCAGTACCCAGCACCAATAGATCAATTAAACCTAAATTATATTCCCCTCTTAGCAGAGAAATACCCATTTCCCGTTGGTTTCTCTGACCATACAATGGGCTTTGAAGCTTCCATTGCTTCTATTGCACTTGGTTGTCGTGTGATAGAGAAGCATATTACCTTGGACAATAATCTAAATGGACCTGACCATTTGGCGTCTTTAGAAATAGCGGCACTAATTCAATTTGTGGAATGCTTAAGAAACACTGAATTAACATTAGGGTTGCCCGAAAAAAGGTGTATGCCTTGTGAAATTGAAACGAAACGCGTTGCAAGAAAATCAATATTTGCCAAGAAAAATATTGTTTCTGGCGAAGTTTTCACAAAAGAAAATATCGTGATACTCAGACCTGGGATTGGAATTAAGCCAAATAGATTTTGGAGCTTACTTGATACACCAGCCTCTCAAGATTACAAAAAGGGGGACTTGATTGAAGATTGA